A portion of the Sphingobacterium spiritivorum genome contains these proteins:
- a CDS encoding SusC/RagA family TonB-linked outer membrane protein, with translation MYNLGKLTILTTKVLLCTSILYADLPVAIAHISVFQEYSNGINIRLTNSNAEQAIIQLSRQTGIALAYDTKALQLDQIRIREKNFENSTFDEVLRYILKNTQIVAHKRSGGIVLVRDPKGQTTYLLRIRLIDEVRRPVAGASVQILSTDKAMSTDENGNAEFRLPEGQYNLKATHVGYEDKYINQITVDNRTAGVQTLVMQDKSSELGEVVVTALGMKRKDRSLGYAVGNIKGEDLNRVANDNFMVAMAGKVPGVSISSTGPTGSSVSMVIRGATSLSTDNQPLFVVDGVPLMNSLNNIGQIGDDNRVDYGNAISNINSDDIESVSILKGPSAAALYGSRAANGVVLITTKSGKNAEKMTIAVNSNTVFDIPYHYIKLHNKFASGTMPLTPDQVKGNLTIEEGSSGMVGPALDKGYKAIQWNSPLDENGNPIPTELKSYPDNIKNFVQTGITSVNGLSIANRSERLDYRFSYSNMSSKGIIPNSDLFRNSLNINSTMHVRKDLSIGLQLDASRNNSNNRPAGNRGTNPMQAAYEVAPHINILDLKDYWMPGQEGLQQRSQSVGNRNNPYFLAYGVNNAFVRDRIFGNLRIDWNIKEGWTAMVRYAADVYWENRETKIPFSYTNEPRGAYGVVNLMNLEQNIDFLTSYTKKVNDFHFTGSLGGNIRYYKGTSVQNTSKIGSGLITPGFFSLTNIAPDNLDYNSAIAEKGVNSLYGLLNFGYKDMVYLDVTGRNDWSSTLPVNNRSYFYPSASLSILADRIFSLPKPISLFKLRGGIARVGNDTSPYNLSNVLINPGAWGNVLRLTKSGALRIPDLKPELATSYEYGTDIGLWNNRLKFEGTYYKVENRNQIIPTTLPGSSGFNSMNINAGLLTSRGFELAMSGRPVQKTDWTWDIGVNWSRNRTKINELSDGVQFYTFWTDGRGGARTYIGEEIGDLYDSKLVVVEDPESPYYGYPILNKNGSWQAIRINNSRNKIGNFNPDFSMGLQSTLRYKKWTMNIAADMRFGGKFMSQTYRYFESNLTTQRFLDQLIHPNGMTGAALRDYLVNNNLVKVEGNRYPIVGGPGDEYGGYPITSGGITGNYGVFNPGVIAQYDSQGNITGYTENLGDAGTKYIAYSDNYPWDFMNASTFDASFIKLRELSFSYDLTGNWLKRLGVSGGSVGVYTRNLLLWTKAKVGIDPEMAFQPEAGTHGGIQFKQGIERYNVTPWAMPVGFKLNLTF, from the coding sequence CAGAGAAAAGAATTTTGAGAACAGTACTTTTGATGAAGTACTCCGTTATATTTTAAAGAATACTCAAATAGTAGCGCATAAAAGATCCGGAGGTATTGTTCTGGTTCGTGATCCGAAAGGACAAACCACTTATTTACTTCGGATCAGACTGATTGATGAGGTTCGTAGGCCTGTTGCAGGGGCATCTGTTCAGATACTTTCGACAGATAAAGCAATGTCTACGGATGAGAATGGAAATGCAGAATTCAGACTCCCTGAAGGTCAGTACAATCTTAAGGCCACACATGTGGGTTATGAGGATAAATATATAAATCAAATAACTGTAGACAACAGAACTGCAGGGGTTCAGACTCTTGTCATGCAGGATAAAAGCAGCGAGCTGGGTGAAGTAGTTGTTACCGCATTAGGTATGAAGCGGAAAGATCGTTCACTGGGTTATGCTGTAGGAAATATTAAAGGAGAGGATCTTAACCGTGTCGCTAATGATAATTTTATGGTTGCTATGGCTGGTAAGGTACCGGGTGTATCCATTAGTTCTACAGGACCTACAGGTTCCTCGGTGAGTATGGTGATACGTGGAGCTACTTCCCTGAGCACGGATAATCAACCCTTATTTGTTGTTGATGGTGTGCCTTTGATGAACAGCCTTAATAATATCGGACAGATTGGTGATGATAACAGGGTAGATTATGGTAATGCCATTTCGAATATCAATTCCGATGATATTGAGAGTGTTTCGATTCTTAAAGGACCAAGTGCAGCAGCTTTATATGGATCCCGTGCAGCAAATGGAGTCGTGCTCATCACTACCAAGAGTGGCAAGAATGCGGAAAAAATGACGATTGCAGTCAATAGTAATACGGTATTTGATATCCCATATCATTATATAAAATTGCATAATAAGTTTGCAAGTGGCACTATGCCGCTTACACCTGATCAGGTAAAAGGAAATCTGACCATTGAAGAAGGATCCAGCGGTATGGTAGGGCCTGCACTGGATAAGGGATATAAAGCAATTCAATGGAACAGCCCCCTCGACGAGAATGGAAATCCGATACCAACTGAATTAAAATCTTATCCGGACAATATCAAAAATTTTGTCCAGACCGGGATTACTTCTGTCAACGGACTTTCGATAGCTAATCGTAGTGAGCGTCTGGATTATCGGTTTTCTTATTCTAATATGAGTAGTAAAGGGATTATTCCTAATTCAGATCTGTTTCGCAACTCATTGAACATTAACTCGACCATGCATGTGAGAAAAGATCTGTCAATCGGTCTGCAGCTGGATGCCAGTCGTAACAATTCCAATAATCGGCCAGCAGGCAACAGAGGTACAAATCCGATGCAGGCTGCTTATGAGGTGGCTCCTCATATCAATATTCTGGATCTGAAAGATTACTGGATGCCGGGACAGGAAGGACTTCAGCAACGGTCCCAATCTGTCGGAAATCGGAATAATCCTTATTTTCTGGCTTATGGAGTTAATAACGCATTTGTAAGGGATCGTATCTTCGGAAATCTGCGTATTGACTGGAACATTAAAGAAGGATGGACCGCGATGGTACGTTATGCGGCTGATGTGTACTGGGAAAACAGGGAAACTAAGATCCCTTTTAGTTACACTAATGAACCGCGGGGAGCATATGGAGTTGTCAATCTGATGAATCTGGAGCAGAACATCGACTTTCTGACTTCATATACTAAAAAAGTTAACGATTTTCATTTTACAGGATCGCTTGGAGGTAATATCCGGTATTATAAAGGAACTTCAGTACAGAATACCTCTAAAATCGGATCCGGACTTATCACTCCCGGCTTTTTCAGTCTTACAAATATTGCCCCGGACAATCTGGATTATAACAGTGCAATTGCAGAGAAAGGGGTCAACAGCTTATACGGATTGCTGAATTTTGGTTACAAAGATATGGTCTATCTGGATGTCACAGGAAGAAATGACTGGTCCAGCACACTTCCGGTGAATAACAGATCTTATTTTTATCCTTCAGCTTCCCTCAGTATACTGGCAGACCGTATTTTTTCATTACCTAAACCTATCAGTCTTTTTAAACTTAGAGGAGGTATAGCACGTGTGGGGAATGATACGTCACCTTATAACCTCTCTAATGTATTGATTAATCCCGGTGCATGGGGCAATGTACTTCGTCTCACAAAGTCCGGTGCATTGCGTATTCCGGATCTGAAACCTGAACTGGCAACTTCGTATGAATATGGTACGGATATAGGTTTATGGAATAACAGACTGAAGTTTGAAGGTACGTACTACAAAGTTGAAAACAGAAATCAGATTATCCCAACGACTTTACCCGGATCCAGCGGATTTAATTCCATGAATATCAATGCGGGTCTGCTGACAAGCAGAGGATTTGAACTGGCAATGTCTGGTCGCCCTGTACAGAAAACAGACTGGACCTGGGATATTGGTGTAAACTGGTCACGCAACCGGACGAAGATCAATGAACTCTCTGATGGGGTACAATTCTATACATTCTGGACAGATGGACGGGGAGGAGCGCGTACCTATATAGGTGAAGAGATCGGAGACCTTTATGATTCCAAACTTGTAGTGGTGGAAGATCCGGAATCACCTTATTATGGCTATCCAATACTGAATAAAAACGGATCCTGGCAGGCTATCCGAATCAACAACAGTCGTAATAAGATCGGAAATTTCAATCCTGATTTTTCAATGGGTCTGCAGTCTACTTTGCGTTACAAAAAATGGACGATGAATATTGCTGCAGATATGCGTTTCGGAGGCAAGTTTATGTCGCAGACGTACCGCTATTTTGAGTCTAACCTGACGACACAGCGCTTTCTGGATCAGCTGATCCACCCTAACGGAATGACTGGTGCAGCTCTGCGGGATTATCTGGTTAATAACAATTTGGTAAAAGTGGAGGGCAACAGATATCCGATTGTCGGAGGTCCTGGTGACGAATACGGTGGTTACCCTATAACATCAGGAGGTATTACCGGTAATTATGGCGTATTTAATCCAGGTGTTATTGCGCAATACGATTCACAGGGTAATATTACCGGATATACCGAAAATCTGGGGGATGCAGGGACCAAATACATTGCCTATTCCGATAACTATCCATGGGATTTTATGAACGCTTCTACGTTTGATGCATCCTTTATCAAATTACGGGAATTATCTTTTAGCTACGATCTTACTGGCAACTGGTTAAAACGTCTTGGAGTATCCGGAGGAAGTGTAGGTGTATATACACGTAATTTACTGTTATGGACTAAAGCTAAAGTAGGTATTGATCCTGAAATGGCATTTCAGCCTGAAGCGGGTACACATGGTGGAATACAGTTCAAACAAGGTATAGAACGCTATAATGTAACTCCGTGGGCAATGCCGGTAGGCTTTAAACTGAATCTAACATTTTAA